In one window of Shewanella goraebulensis DNA:
- a CDS encoding pilus assembly FimT family protein, which translates to MGKNFAVYKVTDNNEISTSLFMKPPQYHSGGFTLIELVVVIIILAVLAVIAAPKFITLKEDAYASQMQGVSGAISSAKDLIYSACVLSQDCDETEGPGTGNTIEVEGQNITLAYGYPRHTNAGIARAINIVDGDDFEITTYNIAGRAGLRIRPAADYSVNDCEIRYSEPQAVAETPVVERDLAGC; encoded by the coding sequence ATGGGGAAAAACTTTGCTGTATATAAGGTTACTGATAACAATGAAATCTCAACTTCACTTTTTATGAAACCTCCCCAATATCACTCAGGTGGTTTTACCCTAATTGAGCTGGTTGTAGTGATTATTATTTTAGCGGTACTCGCTGTGATTGCTGCCCCAAAGTTTATTACCCTAAAAGAAGATGCCTATGCTAGCCAAATGCAAGGGGTGTCAGGGGCAATTAGTAGTGCCAAAGATTTAATCTATTCGGCTTGTGTGTTAAGTCAAGATTGCGATGAAACAGAAGGGCCTGGTACCGGAAATACGATCGAGGTAGAAGGGCAAAACATAACTCTAGCTTATGGTTACCCGAGACATACAAATGCTGGCATTGCTCGTGCTATTAATATCGTTGATGGTGACGATTTTGAAATTACCACATATAACATTGCGGGGCGCGCTGGATTACGGATTAGACCTGCGGCAGATTATTCAGTGAATGACTGCGAAATCCGTTACTCCGAACCACAGGCAGTAGCAGAAACTCCAGTAGTCGAAAGAGACTTAGCTGGTTGTTAA